One segment of Streptomyces sp. XD-27 DNA contains the following:
- a CDS encoding anti-sigma factor, whose translation MTPPAEYSGNSANPPNQGQPPHSPNSASPPDSPHTDVGAYALGILDDADAIRFEAHLAGCDRCAAELDGLMGLPPLLADFAASAPDPQAITARPGPEMLDRLLAEAAAGRRTSRRRRLYLVGAAAALIIAGPLATAALTSASDSSGADRHPSVQSLAEEMYRHGEKTGATDPRTKVSATVALEQKPWGTHVVLRLANVRGPERCDLVAVGKNGERQTVTTWSVPPPGYGLPDGGSEWSRKPLYAHGGAALNRDEIDRFEVRTLGGVRLATVKL comes from the coding sequence ATGACGCCGCCCGCAGAGTACTCGGGGAACTCGGCGAACCCGCCGAACCAGGGGCAGCCGCCGCACTCGCCGAACTCGGCGAGCCCGCCGGACTCGCCGCACACCGACGTCGGTGCCTACGCGCTCGGCATCCTCGACGACGCCGACGCCATCCGCTTCGAGGCGCACCTCGCCGGGTGCGACCGCTGCGCCGCCGAACTCGACGGGCTCATGGGCCTGCCCCCGCTGCTCGCCGACTTCGCCGCGTCCGCGCCCGACCCTCAGGCGATCACCGCCCGGCCCGGACCCGAGATGCTCGACCGGCTCCTGGCCGAGGCGGCCGCCGGCCGCCGTACGTCGCGCAGGCGGCGCCTGTACCTGGTCGGCGCGGCCGCCGCGCTGATCATCGCGGGGCCGCTGGCCACCGCCGCGCTCACCTCCGCCTCCGACTCCTCCGGCGCGGACCGCCATCCGTCCGTCCAGAGCCTCGCCGAGGAGATGTACCGGCACGGGGAGAAGACCGGGGCCACCGACCCCCGTACCAAGGTGTCCGCCACCGTCGCGCTCGAACAGAAGCCCTGGGGCACGCACGTCGTGCTCCGGCTGGCCAACGTCAGGGGCCCCGAGCGGTGCGATCTGGTCGCCGTCGGCAAGAACGGCGAGCGGCAGACGGTCACCACCTGGAGCGTGCCCCCGCCCGGGTACGGCCTGCCGGACGGCGGCAGCGAGTGGAGCAGGAAACCGCTGTACGCCCACGGCGGCGCGGCCCTGAACCGCGACGAGATCGACCGGTTCGAGGTCCGTACGCTCGGCGGCGTGCGGCTGGCCACCGTCAAGCTCTGA
- a CDS encoding sigma-70 family RNA polymerase sigma factor, translating to MTERTSPDDELMRALYHEHAGPLLAFVLRLVAGDRHRAEDVVQETLLRAWRNAGQLQQATGSVRPWLVTVARRIVIDGHRSRQARPQEVDPAPLELLPAADEIDRALRLMTISDALGDLTEAHREALVETYFKGRTVSEAAEVLGVPAGTVRSRVFYALRSLRLSLEERGVTA from the coding sequence GTGACCGAGAGGACATCGCCCGACGACGAGCTGATGCGGGCGCTCTACCACGAGCACGCCGGTCCGCTCCTCGCGTTCGTCCTCCGGCTGGTGGCGGGCGACCGCCACCGCGCGGAGGACGTGGTCCAGGAGACCCTGCTGCGCGCCTGGCGCAATGCCGGCCAGTTGCAGCAGGCGACCGGTTCGGTGCGGCCCTGGCTGGTGACCGTGGCCCGCCGGATCGTGATCGACGGGCACCGCAGCCGGCAGGCCAGGCCCCAGGAGGTCGACCCGGCGCCGCTGGAACTGCTGCCCGCGGCCGACGAGATCGACCGCGCGCTGCGCCTGATGACCATCTCCGACGCGCTCGGCGACCTCACCGAGGCGCACCGGGAGGCCCTTGTCGAGACGTACTTCAAAGGACGCACGGTGAGCGAGGCCGCGGAGGTGCTGGGGGTACCGGCGGGGACCGTGCGGTCCCGCGTCTTCTACGCCCTGCGCTCCCTGAGGCTCTCGCTCGAAGAACGAGGAGTGACGGCATGA
- a CDS encoding ABATE domain-containing protein — protein sequence MTAAASHALRFDTGRICLDLVATLGGRLSEEPVEHLDGPERLKDWLFGAGLVPHGTPLDAVDGGWLARFRATRDLLHRVVHTEVDGQATGADLERVNALAATAPPAPRAVRDADGALVRSLAAAPDCGALLAQVARDAVELLTDPAARGRLRRCEGETCSLVYLDTSRGRRRRWCSSEVCGNRERVARHRRRASAEPRA from the coding sequence ATGACGGCGGCGGCCTCCCACGCGCTGCGGTTCGACACCGGGCGGATCTGCCTGGATCTGGTCGCCACGCTCGGCGGACGGCTCAGCGAGGAACCCGTCGAGCATCTCGACGGGCCCGAGCGGCTCAAGGACTGGCTGTTCGGCGCGGGTCTGGTGCCCCACGGGACTCCGCTGGACGCGGTCGACGGCGGCTGGCTCGCCCGGTTCCGCGCGACGCGCGACCTGCTGCACCGCGTCGTGCACACGGAGGTGGACGGCCAGGCCACCGGCGCCGACCTGGAACGCGTCAACGCCCTCGCCGCCACGGCCCCACCCGCCCCGCGCGCCGTACGGGACGCGGACGGCGCCCTCGTCCGCTCCCTCGCCGCTGCGCCCGACTGCGGGGCGCTGCTCGCCCAGGTCGCGCGGGACGCCGTGGAACTGCTCACCGACCCCGCCGCGCGCGGCCGGCTGCGCCGGTGCGAGGGGGAGACCTGCTCGCTCGTCTACCTGGACACCTCGCGCGGGCGGCGCAGACGCTGGTGCTCCAGCGAGGTGTGCGGCAACCGCGAACGGGTGGCCCGGCACCGCAGGCGCGCCAGCGCCGAGCCGCGGGCCTGA
- a CDS encoding uroporphyrinogen-III synthase — protein MHGQQDTRQDTRQDTRQQDTELGTEPDTGRRTPPESRLGTRPGDTAGPGPLAGFTVGVTAARRADELGALLRRRGAAVLHAPALRIVPLPDDAELLTATKQLIDDAPDVVVATTAIGFRGWIEAADGWGVGDALLERLRGVRLLARGPKVRGAIRAAGLTEEWSPASESMAEVLDRLLEDGVRGRRVAIQLHGEPLPGFVEALRAGGAEVVGVPVYRWMPPEDIGPVDRLLDATVARALDAVTFTSAPAAASLLDRAQRRGMLGELLDALRHDVLPACVGPVTALPLEAHDIPTSQPERFRLGPLVQLLTAELPARVRPLPVAGRRLEIRGHAVVVDGELRTVPPAGMALLRTLARRPGWVVARADLLRALPGGGRDEHAVETAMARLRSALGAPKLIQTVVKRGYRLALDPAAESKYADYA, from the coding sequence ATGCACGGACAGCAGGACACGCGACAGGACACGCGACAAGACACGCGACAACAGGACACCGAGCTGGGAACCGAGCCGGACACCGGGCGGCGGACGCCCCCGGAGAGCCGACTCGGCACGCGGCCCGGTGACACCGCCGGGCCCGGGCCGCTCGCCGGGTTCACCGTGGGGGTCACGGCCGCCCGCCGCGCCGACGAGCTCGGCGCCCTGCTGCGGCGGCGCGGTGCCGCCGTGCTGCACGCGCCCGCCCTCCGTATCGTCCCGCTCCCCGACGACGCCGAACTTCTGACCGCCACCAAGCAGCTCATCGACGACGCCCCCGACGTCGTCGTCGCCACCACCGCCATCGGCTTCCGCGGCTGGATCGAGGCCGCCGACGGCTGGGGCGTGGGCGACGCGCTGCTGGAACGGCTGCGCGGCGTACGGCTGCTCGCCCGCGGCCCCAAGGTGCGCGGTGCGATCCGGGCCGCCGGGCTGACCGAGGAGTGGTCGCCCGCCTCCGAGTCGATGGCCGAGGTGCTGGACCGGCTGCTGGAGGACGGCGTCAGAGGCCGCCGGGTCGCCATCCAACTGCACGGCGAACCGCTGCCCGGCTTCGTCGAAGCGCTCCGGGCCGGTGGCGCCGAGGTCGTCGGCGTCCCCGTGTACCGCTGGATGCCGCCGGAGGACATCGGCCCCGTCGACCGGCTGCTGGACGCGACCGTGGCCCGCGCCCTGGACGCTGTCACCTTCACCAGCGCGCCCGCCGCCGCCAGCCTGCTGGACCGGGCCCAGCGGCGCGGCATGCTCGGCGAACTCCTCGACGCGCTGCGCCACGACGTCCTGCCCGCCTGCGTCGGCCCCGTCACCGCGCTGCCGCTCGAAGCCCACGACATCCCGACCAGCCAGCCCGAACGGTTCCGGCTCGGCCCCCTCGTCCAGCTGCTGACCGCCGAACTGCCCGCTCGCGTCCGGCCGTTGCCCGTCGCCGGGCGGCGGCTGGAGATCCGCGGCCACGCGGTCGTGGTGGACGGGGAACTGCGCACCGTGCCCCCGGCGGGGATGGCCCTGCTGCGGACCCTGGCCCGCCGCCCGGGCTGGGTGGTCGCGCGCGCCGACCTGCTGCGCGCGCTGCCCGGCGGGGGGCGCGACGAGCACGCCGTGGAGACGGCGATGGCCCGGCTGCGGAGCGCGCTCGGCGCGCCGAAGCTCATCCAGACGGTGGTCAAGCGCGGGTACCGGCTGGCGCTGGACCCGGCGGCGGAGAGCAAGTACGCGGACTACGCGTAG
- a CDS encoding NarK/NasA family nitrate transporter translates to MTGSSITAVRTRGRWIERWDPEDEGFWREEGERVARRNLVFSILSEHIGFSIWSLWSVMVLFMGPEYGVDPAGKFFLVAVPTLVGAVLRVPYTFAVARFGGRNWTVVSAVLLLLPAGAAAFVMEPGTSYTTFMVVAALTGVGGGNFASSMTNINSFYPLRKKGWALGLNAGGGNIGVPVIQLVGLLVIGTAGAAHPRIVLGCYIPLIVVAAVLAALYMDNLAPVRNDSGAVKDAARDPHTWIMSFLYIGTFGSFIGYSFAFGLVLQNQFDRTPLQAASLTFIGPLLGSLIRPVGGRLADAYGGARITLGNFAAMAAATLVVVYASAERSLPVFLVGFIALFVLSGLGNGSTYKMIPAIFQAKAVARGMAGEEAAVYGRRLSGAAMGLIGAVGALGGLGINLAFRQSFLTAHSGTPAFVSFLAFYAVCSVLTWAVYLRRAAVPAAPPVADVTAEAAAAPRQPAYADV, encoded by the coding sequence ATGACCGGGTCGAGTATCACCGCCGTACGCACGAGGGGACGCTGGATCGAGCGGTGGGATCCGGAGGACGAGGGGTTCTGGCGGGAGGAGGGAGAGCGGGTCGCCAGGCGGAATCTGGTGTTCTCGATCCTCTCCGAGCACATCGGGTTCTCCATCTGGAGCCTGTGGTCGGTGATGGTGCTGTTCATGGGGCCCGAGTACGGGGTCGACCCGGCCGGGAAGTTCTTCCTGGTGGCCGTGCCCACCCTGGTCGGGGCCGTGCTGCGGGTGCCGTACACCTTCGCCGTCGCCCGGTTCGGCGGCCGGAACTGGACGGTCGTCAGCGCCGTGCTGCTGCTCCTGCCCGCCGGCGCCGCCGCGTTCGTGATGGAGCCGGGGACCTCGTACACCACGTTCATGGTGGTCGCGGCGCTCACGGGCGTCGGCGGGGGCAACTTCGCCTCGTCCATGACGAACATCAACTCGTTCTATCCGCTGCGGAAGAAGGGGTGGGCCCTCGGGCTCAACGCGGGCGGCGGGAACATCGGGGTGCCGGTGATCCAGCTGGTGGGGCTGCTGGTCATCGGCACGGCCGGGGCCGCGCACCCGCGGATCGTGCTCGGCTGCTACATCCCGCTCATCGTCGTCGCCGCCGTACTCGCCGCGCTGTACATGGACAACCTCGCGCCGGTGCGGAACGACTCGGGGGCGGTGAAGGACGCGGCCAGGGACCCGCACACCTGGATCATGTCCTTCCTCTACATCGGCACCTTCGGGTCGTTCATCGGGTACAGCTTCGCCTTCGGGCTCGTCCTGCAGAACCAGTTCGACCGCACCCCGCTGCAGGCCGCCTCGCTCACCTTCATCGGGCCGCTGCTGGGCTCGCTGATCCGGCCGGTCGGCGGGCGGCTGGCCGACGCGTACGGAGGCGCCCGGATCACCCTCGGCAACTTCGCCGCGATGGCCGCCGCGACGCTCGTGGTCGTCTACGCCTCCGCCGAGCGGTCCCTGCCCGTCTTCCTGGTCGGGTTCATCGCGCTGTTCGTCCTCTCCGGCCTCGGCAACGGCTCCACGTACAAGATGATCCCCGCCATCTTCCAGGCCAAGGCCGTCGCTCGCGGCATGGCGGGCGAGGAGGCCGCGGTCTACGGGCGGCGGCTGTCCGGCGCGGCCATGGGGCTGATCGGCGCGGTCGGCGCGCTCGGCGGGCTCGGCATCAACCTCGCCTTCCGCCAGTCCTTCCTCACCGCCCACTCCGGCACCCCCGCCTTCGTCTCCTTCCTCGCCTTCTACGCGGTGTGCTCGGTGCTGACCTGGGCCGTATACCTGCGGCGGGCCGCGGTCCCGGCCGCGCCGCCGGTCGCCGACGTCACCGCCGAAGCCGCCGCGGCGCCCCGGCAGCCCGCCTACGCGGACGTGTGA
- a CDS encoding RHS repeat-associated core domain-containing protein, with amino-acid sequence MAITRTLVKKAFKEAAKFAAEEILAVVTAPAFAALENMATDLIVQVVEDEVGLRDGVDLNQTKQAGKDGLQLASVDGGGGLVLASVGSGGGSGDLVFDEHEHNTFASRTYDHSKHLDEKGGPHLTRSRGHFGRTKGKGDLAQTIENAVEKAMTSLGGAHGKLKKHLNDVGDGLVKAGGGHKARNEKVRDDFKGVKKPDVDGPPADGKGGGGGGGSRSTAGGGSKGNKQHVKPDSLRDAKSDPRRNGISLNKKTCKNDPVDVATGEMTLQQTDLSLPGVLPLVLRRTHLSEYRFGHWFGRSWASTLDERLELDTMGVGAVWAREDGSILVYPHLPRPGGETVLPMEGPRLPLVHGGHDGPETTYQVIDPHTGLTRSFTGSPYRESTAYWLTEIHDRNNNRIEFARRGDGSPTAVLHDGGYTAHLTCEDGRIHELALRTPDGPVTVMAYGYDTDGNLDAVTNSSGLPLRFTYDADARITSWTDRNDSTFRYLYDTSGRVVRTVGPDGYLSSTFAYDTENRITRYTDSTGATTAFQLNEHLQVIAETDPAGHTTLQEWDQYDRLLSRTDPLGHTTTYTYDGHGNLTGVAHPDGTSAAITYNELHQLASVTGPDGSTWRQGYDEHGNPTVFTRPDGTATRLTHNAHGHLTGVDDSLGALDRLRCDGAGLPLAVRGPLGTVTHYERDAFGRPTRITDPHGRTTELEWTVEGKLARRVEPDGSQQSWTYDGEGNCLVHRDAMGGETRYEYTHFDLVSARTTPGGARHEFAYDTELRLSRVTNPQGLTWSYAYGQAGRLTSETDFDGRTLSYTHDALGRLATRTNGAGQTVRFERDTAGRVLAKDVDGALTRLTYDGLGRLTGAVGPDAELSYIRDDAGRVLREICNGRELSHAYDEAGRRIRRTTPTGAVSSWTYPSTGRGALLDSSGHNVVFEFDEAGRETTRRIGETLTIDHTYDTLGRLTDQRVRGTGDRTVQHRSYTYRPDGHLTSIDEHLGGRRQLDLTREGRVTGVTAENWSERYAYDEAGNQTEATWPEDGGAAGPREYAGTRITRAGSVRYEHDAQGRVVLRQKRRVSRKPDTWRYGWDAEDRLVSVTTPDGTRWRYLYDPLGRRIAKQRLTPDGAGVAEQVDFTWDGDTLVEQTSHTPGSPQATVLTWDHDGVKPVTQVERRLLDQSEIDRRFFAIVTDLVGAPRELVDEQGEVAWRTRAMLWGTTTWNRDATAYTPLRFPGQYFDPESGLHYNRHRHYDPASGRYVSPDPLGLVPAPNPVTYVENPTRWIDPLGLAGCPHRASGEHPHSVVLGPNNPGSPNGPSNRLARWLRNDPNDVQHDPNRPQDPGAHTYNGQDYSYGEPPDWMTNVVAAVSERGTTLSITLDGMPNEAGDKRNWDTPESIVEAFHKAAVFGADFNMERRENYPPPGVGGTAWEMSQVAYYVRKYEIDTLMDEPEDMRGGRPWESIRWYTQDENGGFKEIKVPKPDLPEIQPRRVR; translated from the coding sequence GTGGCGATCACCCGCACCCTGGTGAAGAAGGCGTTCAAGGAGGCCGCCAAGTTCGCCGCCGAGGAGATTCTGGCCGTCGTCACCGCGCCGGCGTTCGCGGCGCTGGAGAACATGGCGACGGATCTGATCGTCCAGGTCGTCGAGGACGAGGTGGGACTGCGGGACGGCGTCGACCTGAACCAGACCAAGCAGGCCGGCAAGGACGGGCTGCAGCTCGCCAGCGTCGACGGCGGCGGGGGCCTGGTGCTGGCCAGTGTGGGTTCGGGCGGGGGCAGCGGCGATCTGGTCTTCGACGAGCACGAGCACAACACCTTCGCCTCGCGGACCTATGACCATTCCAAGCACTTGGACGAGAAGGGTGGCCCCCACCTCACCCGCAGCCGTGGCCACTTCGGCCGCACCAAGGGCAAGGGCGATCTCGCGCAGACCATCGAGAACGCCGTCGAGAAGGCGATGACCTCGCTCGGTGGGGCCCACGGCAAGCTGAAGAAGCATCTGAACGATGTCGGCGACGGGCTGGTCAAGGCGGGTGGCGGGCACAAGGCCCGCAACGAGAAGGTCCGCGACGACTTCAAGGGCGTCAAGAAACCGGATGTGGACGGCCCGCCGGCCGACGGCAAAGGCGGGGGCGGGGGCGGCGGGAGCAGGTCAACCGCCGGTGGCGGCTCCAAGGGCAACAAGCAGCACGTCAAGCCGGACTCGCTGCGGGATGCGAAGTCCGACCCGCGCCGCAACGGCATCTCCCTGAACAAGAAGACGTGCAAGAACGACCCGGTGGACGTGGCGACCGGCGAGATGACCCTCCAGCAGACCGACCTGTCCCTGCCGGGGGTACTCCCGCTGGTCCTGCGGCGCACCCATCTGTCCGAGTACCGCTTCGGGCACTGGTTCGGCCGCAGCTGGGCCTCCACCCTGGACGAGCGCCTCGAACTCGACACGATGGGCGTGGGGGCGGTCTGGGCTCGCGAGGACGGCTCGATCCTGGTCTACCCCCACCTGCCACGGCCCGGTGGGGAAACGGTTCTCCCCATGGAGGGCCCTCGCCTGCCGCTGGTCCACGGCGGCCATGACGGTCCGGAGACCACCTACCAGGTCATCGACCCGCACACCGGCCTGACCCGCTCCTTCACCGGTAGCCCCTACCGCGAATCCACCGCCTACTGGCTCACCGAAATCCACGACCGCAACAACAACCGCATCGAGTTCGCCCGCCGCGGCGACGGCTCCCCCACCGCCGTCCTCCACGACGGCGGCTACACCGCCCACCTCACCTGCGAGGACGGCCGAATACACGAGCTGGCCCTGCGCACCCCCGACGGCCCGGTCACCGTCATGGCCTACGGCTACGACACCGACGGCAACCTCGACGCGGTCACCAACTCCTCCGGCCTGCCTCTGCGCTTCACCTACGACGCGGATGCGCGCATCACCTCCTGGACCGACCGCAACGACTCCACCTTCCGCTACCTCTACGACACCAGCGGCCGAGTCGTGCGCACCGTCGGCCCCGACGGCTACCTCTCCTCCACCTTCGCCTACGACACCGAGAACCGGATCACCCGCTACACCGACTCCACCGGCGCCACCACCGCCTTCCAACTCAACGAACACCTCCAGGTCATCGCAGAGACCGACCCGGCAGGCCACACCACACTCCAGGAATGGGACCAGTACGACCGCCTGCTCTCCCGCACCGATCCACTGGGCCACACCACCACGTACACCTACGACGGCCACGGCAACCTCACCGGCGTCGCGCACCCGGACGGCACCTCGGCCGCCATCACCTACAACGAGTTGCACCAGCTCGCCTCTGTTACCGGGCCGGACGGCTCCACCTGGCGCCAGGGGTATGACGAGCACGGCAACCCGACCGTCTTCACCCGCCCGGACGGGACCGCGACCCGCCTCACCCACAATGCCCATGGCCACCTCACCGGCGTGGACGACTCCTTGGGCGCGCTGGACCGGCTGCGCTGCGACGGGGCCGGCCTCCCCCTGGCCGTCCGCGGCCCGCTGGGTACCGTCACTCACTACGAGCGCGACGCCTTCGGCCGCCCGACCCGGATCACCGACCCGCACGGCCGCACCACCGAGCTGGAGTGGACCGTCGAGGGCAAGCTCGCCCGCAGGGTCGAGCCGGACGGCTCGCAGCAGTCCTGGACGTACGACGGCGAGGGCAACTGCCTGGTCCACAGGGACGCGATGGGCGGCGAGACGCGCTACGAGTACACCCACTTCGATCTGGTCTCGGCCCGTACCACCCCCGGCGGGGCGCGCCACGAGTTCGCCTATGACACCGAATTGCGCCTCTCCCGTGTCACCAACCCGCAGGGTCTGACCTGGAGCTACGCCTACGGCCAAGCCGGCCGCCTGACGTCCGAGACGGACTTCGACGGCCGTACCCTCTCCTACACCCATGACGCACTCGGCCGGCTGGCCACCCGGACCAACGGAGCCGGCCAGACGGTCCGCTTCGAGCGCGACACTGCGGGCCGCGTGCTCGCCAAGGACGTCGACGGAGCGCTCACCCGCCTCACCTACGACGGCCTCGGCCGCCTCACCGGCGCGGTCGGCCCGGACGCCGAGCTGTCGTATATCCGGGACGACGCGGGCCGCGTCCTGCGGGAGATATGCAACGGCCGCGAGCTGTCCCACGCCTACGACGAGGCGGGCCGCCGCATCCGCCGTACGACTCCCACGGGGGCGGTCAGTTCGTGGACGTACCCCTCGACGGGCCGCGGCGCGCTGCTGGACTCCTCAGGCCACAACGTGGTCTTCGAGTTCGACGAGGCGGGCCGGGAGACCACCCGTCGCATCGGCGAGACGCTGACGATCGACCATACCTACGACACTCTGGGGCGCCTCACCGACCAGCGGGTTCGGGGTACCGGCGACCGAACCGTCCAGCACCGCTCGTACACCTACCGTCCGGACGGCCACCTCACCTCGATCGACGAGCACCTCGGCGGCCGGCGACAGCTCGACCTGACCCGGGAGGGGAGGGTCACGGGTGTCACCGCGGAGAACTGGAGCGAGCGGTACGCCTACGACGAGGCGGGCAACCAGACGGAGGCGACCTGGCCGGAGGACGGCGGCGCCGCCGGCCCCCGTGAGTACGCCGGGACCCGGATCACCCGCGCCGGCTCGGTCCGCTATGAGCACGACGCCCAGGGCCGGGTCGTCCTGCGCCAGAAGCGGCGTGTCTCCCGCAAGCCGGACACCTGGCGCTACGGCTGGGACGCGGAGGACCGCCTGGTGTCGGTCACCACTCCGGACGGCACCCGCTGGCGCTACCTGTACGACCCGCTGGGCCGCCGCATCGCCAAGCAGCGCCTGACGCCGGACGGCGCCGGGGTCGCCGAGCAGGTGGACTTCACCTGGGATGGCGACACCCTGGTCGAGCAGACCAGCCATACCCCTGGCTCGCCGCAGGCCACCGTCCTCACCTGGGACCACGACGGCGTGAAGCCCGTCACCCAGGTGGAGCGCAGGCTCCTGGACCAGTCGGAGATCGATCGTCGCTTCTTCGCGATCGTCACCGACCTGGTCGGCGCCCCGCGGGAGCTCGTGGACGAACAGGGCGAGGTGGCCTGGCGCACCCGCGCCATGCTGTGGGGCACCACGACCTGGAACCGCGACGCGACGGCGTACACCCCGCTCCGCTTCCCGGGCCAGTACTTCGACCCGGAGTCCGGGCTCCACTACAACCGCCACCGCCACTACGACCCGGCCTCCGGCCGCTACGTCTCCCCTGACCCGCTCGGCCTGGTCCCGGCGCCCAACCCGGTCACGTACGTCGAGAACCCGACGAGGTGGATCGACCCGCTGGGTCTGGCGGGCTGCCCGCACCGGGCCAGCGGCGAGCATCCGCACAGTGTGGTTCTGGGCCCGAACAACCCGGGGTCGCCCAACGGCCCCTCGAACAGGCTGGCAAGGTGGCTACGCAACGATCCCAACGACGTGCAACACGACCCGAATCGCCCTCAGGATCCGGGCGCGCACACCTACAACGGCCAGGACTACTCCTATGGCGAGCCGCCTGACTGGATGACGAACGTCGTGGCCGCGGTGAGCGAGCGAGGGACCACCTTGTCGATCACCCTCGACGGCATGCCGAACGAAGCGGGCGACAAACGCAACTGGGACACGCCGGAGAGCATCGTGGAGGCCTTCCACAAGGCCGCCGTTTTCGGGGCTGACTTCAACATGGAGCGCCGCGAGAACTATCCCCCGCCCGGTGTCGGGGGTACCGCCTGGGAGATGAGCCAGGTCGCGTACTACGTGCGCAAATACGAGATCGATACCCTGATGGACGAGCCGGAGGACATGCGCGGCGGACGCCCGTGGGAGTCGATCCGCTGGTACACCCAGGATGAAAACGGGGGATTCAAGGAGATCAAGGTTCCCAAGCCGGACCTCCCCGAGATTCAGCCCCGCCGTGTGCGATGA
- a CDS encoding DUF6193 family natural product biosynthesis protein, with protein sequence MTGQENFQNEAEIVAAQWQSLLEEGGDLVDPAMVRAAYAQPRLRELYPGVSHGVLFFRRGTGPDAAPVGGYVYRKVEGGYWVRGPGGKGTLGDVDTLEEAFALVVASLPEDCSPAIDGTADGF encoded by the coding sequence ATGACGGGCCAGGAGAATTTCCAGAACGAAGCAGAAATCGTGGCCGCCCAATGGCAGAGCCTCCTTGAGGAGGGAGGGGACCTGGTCGACCCGGCCATGGTCCGTGCCGCGTACGCACAGCCGCGGCTGCGGGAGTTGTACCCCGGAGTCAGCCACGGCGTCCTGTTCTTTCGCCGCGGCACCGGACCGGATGCCGCCCCCGTCGGGGGCTACGTGTACCGCAAGGTCGAAGGCGGCTACTGGGTCCGCGGCCCGGGCGGCAAGGGCACCCTCGGTGATGTTGACACCCTTGAGGAGGCTTTCGCACTGGTCGTGGCCAGCCTCCCCGAGGACTGCAGCCCGGCCATCGACGGCACGGCGGACGGCTTCTGA